One genomic segment of Hordeum vulgare subsp. vulgare chromosome 2H, MorexV3_pseudomolecules_assembly, whole genome shotgun sequence includes these proteins:
- the LOC123425573 gene encoding major facilitator superfamily domain-containing protein 12-like translates to MVKMIGNEPSSELEWDEPLGRVPIFSYGSGHMLNDITSSCWFTYLLVFLTDVGLSPSDAAIVMLSGQLADGFTTIFVGELIDRFGHFKLWHAGGSILVAISFSSVFGSCLPCKLTGTNSSTLETVGYSIFASIFNVGWAVTQVAHMSMVNCMTSNPTSRVALVSCRNAFTMVANLSLYGIALLIFTLMQSVSVLVQYRWIAYTAISIGCCFVVAFLIGTKEPGLNQSSQDKSLSRISWAHWFKKVLYYQVALVYMCTRLVTNVSQAFLAFYVINDLGMHQSSKALVPAIIYVCSLVVSVMLQETRWSGWRLKNYFSAGAMIWILSGIGIVLLPSRMHNFMYPLSITIGAANALMTVTSISMEGVLVGEDLNGCAFVYGSLSFIDKVSCGIALYILESYQGTTKISENRELAYGYSVTRLGLGLVPAVFSLLSAIVAHTMDLPEARRRPLVEPLLA, encoded by the exons ATGGTTAAAATGATTGGTAATGAGCCATCAAGTGAATTAGAATGGGACGAGCCATTAGGAAGAGTGCCAATCTTTTCCTATGGCTCTGGGCATATGCTAAATGATATCACATCATCTTGTTGGTTTACGTATTTGTTGGTATTCTTGACGGACGTCGGTCTTAGTCCAAG TGATGCTGCTATTGTCATGCTTTCCGGTCAGTTGGCGGATGGCTTCACAACAATCTTTGTTGGTGAGCTG ATTGATCGTTTTGGACATTTCAAACTGTGGCATGCAGGAGGATCTATCCTAGTAGCAATTTCCTTCTCATCTGTTTTTGGTAGCTGTTTGCCTTGCAAACTCACCGGGACTAACTCATCTACTCTGGAGACTGTTGGATACAGCATATTTGCCTCTATTTTTAATGTTGGTTGGGCAGTTACCCAAGTCGCtcacat GTCAATGGTGAACTGCATGACGTCAAACCCTACAAGTCGGGTTGCACTAGTGAGCTGCCGCAATGCCTTCACGATG GTTGCAAATCTTAGCTTGTATGGCATTGCTTTGTTGATATTTACTCTAATGCAGTCAGTGAGTGTATTAGTTCAG TATCGTTGGATTGCTTATACGGCCATTTCCATCGGATGTTGTTTTGTTGTCGCGTTCTTGATTGGAACAAAAGAGCCAGG GTTAAATCAATCTTCTCAGGATAAGAGCCTCTCCAGAATTTCATGGGCCCACTGGTTCAAGAAAGTATTGTACTACCAAGTTGCTCTAGTCTACATGTGCACTAGATTGGTAACCAATGTTTCGCAG GCATTTCTTGCTTTCTACGTGATAAATGATTTGGGAATGCACCAATCATCCAAAGCGCTG GTACCTGCTATTATCTATGTATGCAGCTTGGTAGTATCTGTCATGTTACAG GAGACTAGATGGTCGGGTTGGCGTCTAAAAAACTACTTCTCAGCTGGAGCAATGATTTGGATATTGTCTGGTATTGGAATTGTTCTTTTACCAAGCAGAATGCACAACTTCATGTATCCCCTGTCAATCACGATAGGAGCCGCCAATGCTCTTATGACA GTCACAAGTATCAGCATGGAAGGTGTTTTAGTAGGAGAAGATCTAAATGGTTGTGCTTTTGTGTACGGCTCTTTAAGTTTTATTGACAAAGTGTCATGTGGCATCGCGTTGTATATCCTTGAGTCCTATCAAG GAACCACCAAGATCAGTGAGAACCGAGAATTGGCATATGGCTACTCCGTTACGAGGCTTGGTCTGGGGCTAGTTCCAGCTGTCTTCTCGCTGCTTTCAGCCATAGTAGCTCATACCATGGACCTCCCTGAAGCTCGACGGAGACCTCTAGTGGAGCCTCTTCTTGCCTAA